The region TTCTTTTTGATATCAAGAAAAAGATTATCAAAAAGATGATTTTGCCTAGACTTCATTCACAAAGGCTGCACGGGCTTCAAACTTTTGGTGTTGGCCCTGGCCTGTTGGGCCTGAGcccattttctttaaaaaaaaaaaacccaatttgatgttgatattataattctaataaaaaataacagaaaataacaaaaagacaAGAATAAACATTGACAAGGCTCGTTTGGGCCCCACTCCAAAGTAGATCAAACCGAACATCTCAATAACCATTCACCCCTTAAACGTCCactaaattacaagaaaaaccATGTCTTCCAAGCAAAACAATGTGAAGGGCATTTTAGTACTTTCATATATCCACGTAAGCTGATAAAGATGGCTGGCCAAACACCGTTTTGTGGGCAAAGTGTTAGAACTTGCTTTGCTTTTCCATTTCTCATTCCCAACCCTGCGTGGTAAGCATTTGATTTCTCATCTTCAatctttgtttttgaatttgatGTTGCTGTTGTTGGATTTGGTTTCTTGATCACTTTGAAGGATTCATTAAGTTCTTAATTTGATTGGTAATTGTTCAGCTGCTTGGTTTCTAGTCAAATTTGTCACCTTTGGGAAGGTATGGATTTTGGGTTTGATTCATCTTCAatctttgttcttcttgttgtttgaGTTTCATGCTGTTGATATAGGGTATGATTTGGTTgccattgattttttattttcgaGTTCTTTAAGatgatttcttgatttttggTTGAATTTGGGATTTCTTCCAGGACTTTTTGGtttgttaaaaatttcttttttttaaaaaaaattatattttggcATGGCTTATCAGAAATTAGGGTTTGACATTCCCGATTTGCTTGCTTGTAAAATGTCATAAcagtttatgttttctttacccTTCCGTTgtccaaaacaacaaaatattgtattttaaataagTAGTTATCAGAAATGCATTAGAACAAAACAATCCCAATATTGTTCTTTAAATTATGTATAGTTAGATtgatttgttatgtttttttatttaatatatggaCAAGAACTTTTGGTGATGGAGTTAAATTAACCCAAGGACAAGAACTTCTTTGGTTGTGGATTTTGGACATTCAAAAGGATTGGGAGTCTTATTGTTGTTTATCAGATTATCTTTAAAGCTGGTTGTTTGATGAATTTCTTGAGATGTACCTGCAGAACCAAAAATTGCGATTGATTATTTTGTATGCTTTTTGTGGGCAATGAAGAGCTGATTTGTATTTTTCCATGGATGTTTCATTCCCTTCTCTTATTAGTGGCTCAACATTCAGGTAGGTTGATGCTCATGCCCTTTGTTGGTTTTGTTGATCTTTTTGCAGAATCATGAGTTCAAATGGGTACATTGTGGAAGTCACGAACCTCTCTCCAAATGCAACTGAGAGAGatgtttatgatttcttttcgttTTCTGGTGCTATTGAGCACATTGAAATCATCAGGTGATATCATTTCTGCAAATGTACTAAATCACATTTATCATGTGAAAATACTGCATGCAAAACTAACATTTTTGAAATCAGCGAAAAGTTGTTCTGTATGTTTCATTGTCTCTATGTAATTGTTATCTTTTCCTAATTTGCTTCCTTGAGGTGCTCTAATTGGCAAATAACCTGTCTTGCTGTTGATGTTTGAAATATCTATCCTATGATTGGACTGATTAGGCTGTAAGAGCTTGCCTGCTCTTTTGGAAGACGATTTAGAATTACCTTGTCTAGTTTTTCATTTAAATGAGCTTTtatgatgcaattttttttagcatgaaatttttatttttggctatTTACAGATCTGGAGATTATGCTTCGACTGCATATGTAACGTTTAAAGAACCGCACTCCTTGGAAACTGCTGTCCTGCTCAGTGTAAGTTCTTGTGCAAGCATCTAGATTTGCAATCAGTCTTCATATTGACATCACTGTGAACTTCAATGAAATCATGCCCTTGCTTGTGATATTAACATGAAATAAACATCGTTCAATAAATTTGCAAACTTTCTTTGCAGCTTCTATTCTAATATCTCCTTATCTAAAACTGCTGCAAGCATGCCCCATTGAAATTACACTGAGTGACATATGTTAGACACATTCAATACATGTCTGTTCTGAACTTGTTCACAGATTTTGAAGAATGAACTCTTCAGACGTCGGCCAGACTTTTCTGCTTGAAGATAACACTGTTttgaactttttctttttcaatttgtacTCAGAAGCCTTGTGTTGTCTATAAGTTTTTCTAATTCACTTCTCGTTTCCAAGATATAGATCCATTTTGTTGGTGGTTCTAATTTAATAAATGCTTGTAAAATGAACTTATATTTGTCATTGTCAGTTTTTTGAGTAACCCTTCAGCTATTGATTTTGTATGTGCTGAATTTTCTCAGGGAGCTACTATTGTTGATCAGCGTGTATGCATAACAAACTGGGGACAGACTGAAGATGCTTCTGGCATTTGGGATCGACCTTCATGGAGGATTGAAGATGATTATGAATCAATGGTATGACATTTCATTGTTTTccaatgtttgatttttttgatgTCGAGATACTCTATTTTATGGTTCTAGAAAAGTTGGAAATATAATGCTTCAGAGGAAGGTGGTGAGACTGGCatgttataattatatgaattaaCAATCCTTGTTTTAGAATGTATGGTCATAGAAAGGATGGAAGCAATGGCTCTCAGAATTCTGATTCTCATCAATGTTTCTATCTAATGTTGTGGGCATAAACTCATTGCGAAGCGGCAAACTAATCATTCTGATTCTCATCAATGGGAAAGTTTAATTTAGAAATTCTGTTCTTCGGTTCaacagttatatatatttttttctggtTGTGAACTTGAATTTGCAATTTTCTATCGCCATTGAATTGTGTTcatacatttcttttttttgttttgatgaaagTGCATGAACTACAGAATATTTTTAAGATGCAAGTTGTGTGTGCTTGATAGTTTTTCTGACAATAATTCAAGCTACTCTGTACACATTTCAATATGAATCAATGCAGTCCTCCGAAGCAAACAGTTTCAGGACAACTCCACGAGAAGCAGTGACGATGACGCAGGAGGTGGTCAAAACCATGCTATCCAAAGGCTACGTTCTCAGTGTTGATGCATTGAGCAAGGCCAAGGCTTTTGATGAGTCTCATCAGGTCTCAGCAACTGCAGCAGCCAAGGTTGCTGAGCTGAGCAAGAGGATTGGGCTGACAGATAAGGTCTATGCTGGCGTTAATGCTGTTAGAAGTGTTGACGAAACGTACCACGTATCGGAGACCACTAAGATGGCAGTTTCTGCAACTGGAAAGGCAGCCTCTGCAGCAGCTGAGACAGTGATGAACAGCAGCTATTTTGCTGCAGGAGCTATCTGGTTATCCGAAGCTCTTAATCGAGCTTCCAAGGCGACGGCCGAGTTGGCCAACCGTTCTTCCAAAAAGTAAAATGTGATTAATTTTCAACTAGTACTATACATGAAACTTAACCTGATCTGTAAATTGTAAAAGATCAAGTCTGCCAGACAGTTTTGTCCTATGCTCTGCTTGTGTAGTGTTGTAATCCTTGTTTGAATGAAATAAAACAGTGAacataattatatcattttctCTCAGTTCTGCAGAGTCTACTGAACTCTGACATACAAAAGATGTATGCATATATTCAATGAGCAACTTGGAATTATAAATTGAGCTTCTCTGTCAGCTTGCTGCTCAGCTGAACTTATCCATTAAGTAGTAaattcattgaggatatatagCCTCATCCTATACCATCCTCCATGagcatgataaatttttatttaacattatccaataaacaatcaattaattgtttttctaattctcatacatatatatatatatatatgtatgttagTATAAGTTTTGAGTATCTCCATGTAAATATAGCACACAGCTCAATGTCCGCCACGTGGGTCCCATCTGGCACGCACTCCGAGCCCAGTGGATAAGAACCCACTAACTCTCAACTGTCTACCCACCCACCTTGACCTCAGGATCCGACCCGCTTCCTCAGGATCCGGCCCGTTTTCAACACTCCCTCATGTCATCACACTCATACTTTCGGGTCCGGATCTGAATCCGGCATACTTAAACCCGGTTTAAATCCAGTCAACTCGTAACCTACTCCACCCACGTGGACTCTTTGACCGTCTCTTATCACCCTCACAAATTCGAGTTAGTTAAATTGATCTTAAGGGATATCACACCCTTGCTCCGACACTAGCTATATATAATCCCATGCTACGTAGCGTCATCTTTAGAGCTTGTTTTTAAGCTACAAGTAACAAACACTAAACCTCTGAGCTTTGAAGGGAGACAACAATGGCTGAAGACTCTCTCTCTGTTTCTGGAGTTGGACCTCCAACTCAATCCATTAGTCTTATAAGACTTATCTTTTCTTGCATGGTGGCTGGTGGAGTTCAGTATGGCTGGGCTTTGCAGCTATCACTGTTAACTCCTTATGTTCAGGTTCTCTGTTTTGTGTTCTTGagaattttcttgttttcttttttccttcttgtttgtaaaaatattaatttgtttttgttcttgtcTTTATAACTAGACACTCGGATTATCTCATGCACTTTCTTCTCTTATGTGGCTCTGTGGTCCTATTGCAGGACTTTTGGTAAGTGTTTTTCACTTATATTTctctttaatatttgaattactTTCTTGATATGATTCATGTCTATTTAATGAGAATGTCCTAGGatgaaaacaaatatttaatacaAGCTCTGTTTTCGAAGAAGAAATTTCAATATGTATTCATACACTAACTTCTTATAATGTCAAATTTAATTGTTTCTATATgaattaatgtatttattttggtaTGGTTCTGTAGGTACAACCTTGTGTAGGTTTATGGAGTGATAGATGTCAATCAAGGTTCGGAAGACGGCGTCCATTTATACTTGTTGGATGTCTGCTCATATGCTTTGCAGTGAGTGTTAATGATATACCTTAAGAATACCTTCTTTCAATCTAATAGTGTATAATTTTTGTTCACTCAGTTGGTTaaatattcttttcatttcaggTGATTATCATAGGTTTCTCTTCAGATATTGGATATGCTTTAGGGGACACAAAGAAGCATTGCAGGTAAAACATCACAttcttccatatatatatataacttttcttttgtttatataattaaaggTTGACAagattttattttggaaataattaaacaGTGTTTACCATGGAAATCGGTGGGCAGCTGCTGTTGTCTATGTTGTAGGATTTTGGATTTTGGATTTCTCTAACAATACAGTGCAAGTGAGCTTGTTCATAGATTCCCTGTTTCTTGCTAGTTTTCAACGTTGATACACAAAATTAATTACATCTACatgttatatgtatttatatatatattttaatcgaTGACAGGGTCCAGCTCGCGCACTTATGGCAGATCTATCAGGTAAATTTTATGAATATGTTTTTGACTTAATACTTCTATTACAATTTACAAAGATAACCTGAATGCAATTGCTGTGTATATATACAGGGAGTCATGGATGCAATGCAG is a window of Dioscorea cayenensis subsp. rotundata cultivar TDr96_F1 chromosome 5, TDr96_F1_v2_PseudoChromosome.rev07_lg8_w22 25.fasta, whole genome shotgun sequence DNA encoding:
- the LOC120262096 gene encoding binding partner of ACD11 1, with amino-acid sequence MSSNGYIVEVTNLSPNATERDVYDFFSFSGAIEHIEIIRSGDYASTAYVTFKEPHSLETAVLLSGATIVDQRVCITNWGQTEDASGIWDRPSWRIEDDYESMSSEANSFRTTPREAVTMTQEVVKTMLSKGYVLSVDALSKAKAFDESHQVSATAAAKVAELSKRIGLTDKVYAGVNAVRSVDETYHVSETTKMAVSATGKAASAAAETVMNSSYFAAGAIWLSEALNRASKATAELANRSSKK